In Silene latifolia isolate original U9 population chromosome 3, ASM4854445v1, whole genome shotgun sequence, a single window of DNA contains:
- the LOC141648452 gene encoding auxin-responsive protein SAUR21-like yields MLRIRLPSVMSNAKQAVKLQSSKNGHGVPKGHVAVYVGEQEMKRYVVPLSYLNHPSFQDLLRHAEEEFGFYHPMGGLTIPCKEEAFINLTAELNSR; encoded by the coding sequence ATGTTGCGTATTCGATTGCCTTCTGTGATGTCTAATGCAAAGCAAGCTGTCAAACTACAGTCCTCCAAAAATGGACATGGAGTCCCAAAGGGGCATGTTGCAGTTTACGTAGGTGAACAAGAGATGAAAAGATATGTGGTTCCGCTATCATATTTGAATCATCCTTCATTTCAAGATTTACTCAGACACGCTGAAGAAGAGTTCGGCTTCTATCATCCTATGGGTGGCTTAACAATTCCATGCAAAGAGGAAGCATTTATCAATCTTACTGCTGAATTAAACTCCCGTTGA
- the LOC141648447 gene encoding fatty acid elongase 3-like, protein MPLLETITYYLVHHPIIATFDWNHTTKPCSTFPFLILTILTYLTLTLTLSYLPIPLPPPRLLRRISTVYNLVILLLSFTMSLATTLSSFLHFPSLSHLFCFPTSTPPRGPVFFWAYVFYLSKILEFSDTFLIILSRSPTSIRRLSFLHVYHHATVPVMCYVWLSTSQSLFPVALVTNASVHTVMYSYYLLCSLGIRPSWKRLVTDCQIIQFVFSFAVSLVMLYYHFFEFRCSGIWGWCFNAVFNASLLYLFLDFHSNNYKQKKDRLSNESDKDKVL, encoded by the coding sequence ATGCCCCTTCTGGAAACCATAACATACTACCTAGTCCACCACCCAATTATCGCCACCTTCGACTGGAACCACACCACCAAACCCTGCTCCACCTTTCCTTTTCTCATCCTAACCATCCTCACCTACCTCACTCTCACCCTCACCCTCTCCTACCTCCCTATCCCCCTCCCACCACCCCGACTCCTTCGCCGCATCTCAACCGTCTACAATCTAGTCATCCTCCTCCTCTCCTTCACAATGTCCCTCGCCACCACCCTCTCCTCTTTCCTCCACTTCCCCTCTCTCTCCCACCTCTTCTGCTTCCCCACCTCCACCCCTCCACGTGGGCCGGTCTTCTTTTGGGCCTACGTCTTCTACCTCTCCAAAATCCTAGAATTCTCAGACACCTTCCTCATCATCCTCTCACGCTCCCCTACCTCCATCCGACGGCTCTCATTCCTCCACGTCTACCACCACGCCACTGTCCCCGTCATGTGTTATGTATGGCTTTCCACATCGCAGTCGCTGTTTCCGGTTGCGTTGGTCACTAATGCTTCTGTTCACACTGTTATGTACTCGTATTATCTTTTGTGTTCACTTGGTATTCGTCCTTCTTGGAAGAGGTTGGTCACTGACTGTCAGATTATACAGTTTGTGTTTAGTTTCGCGGTTTCATTGGTTATGTTGTATTATCACTTTTTCGAGTTTAGGTGTTCAGGGATTTGGGGGTGGTGTTTTAATGCTGTGTTTAATGCATCTCTTTTGTATTTATTTCTTGATTTTCATTCTAACAATTATAAGCAGAAGAAAGATAGGTTGAGTAATGAAAGTGATAAGGATAAGGTTTTGTAA
- the LOC141649964 gene encoding uncharacterized protein LOC141649964, translating into MTSSDSAITKTSHLGLPNSCGVNSAGRPSFAMGKFSTISNIVPRTSLYLILKVLNLSPLLLIGDLNQVELFADKLGGTDFIRGQTDFITWKINNGLTEVPFFGPRFTWMNNQYNGNFIMERLDRAYANQQWFTLFPSSSLLHLPILVSDHAPIILSICPDSKSRKRPYRIDNWCLSYPEVRDMVLQAWKTPFFGSSMYVRSRKLSTVRFAILQWVINHRISHGINWSEIEADLDLNATHITDETSASSFMHLRSSRLQMLRNKRHYWVQRSKFRTEVLDGFPTRFLYSRVKKRATKHRIMALRSADGVWLESPESITNEIVSYFKNLLCSNNLHGPPSPVASLHSCLNGLALPKLRLVECSLLEAPFSETDILHALQGMDASKSPGPDGITPKFFQTFWPEIGHLVTSALLRFLNSGVMLKEWNNTIIVLIPKTDKPELVSQFRPISLCNVIYRLASKCMANRLKLVIPSLISDSQQAFVPDRLMSDGCLIAHEIMHYINKTKKGTNCYSVIKLDMHKAFDRVSWHFLMSVLDLFGFPMSWRNLIWECISTFYLANYKQLSPVITLLDSRFLGMLRLFRTFFYVDDAFICCKATPASFEAIRDIFQTFETASGQMINLQKSFIKFSPNSPEDFKSHMTSILRMNTSDSFDKVTTCISSWSSLHLSQASKFVIINSILLGSLVHILAAVPLPLSVSRKIDFLIAAFWWSKNSSRRSIHWLSQPHLHIPRDTGGLGIKSVTILGQAYLLKNFWRLHHRPAGLLAKYLTPKYQKDLPIPDLKSKVTQPSFVWQGICKVAANCSAALAWKIGNGNSVSLLSSPWVQGKSPGVRHDHHNTSPTLSDLVHENGSWKKSVIFQLFDNQTAKAILAMEPPLIAADDYLYWKYTEDGCYNIRSGYTYLLSQRSTTLPQLNFFPWKLIWQFPFSSKFPIFIWRIAHQIIPTMTILAHRGSHLDTSCPLCRSQLETPEHLFRSCEVIQHIWRSSSLGIQSMADPTVSFTRWLADHISYLNRSSSTDFSCLLYFFCIFRSIWLTRNSIVFEDHTLEPERILHLAEALHLSHTRLPSPRLDNVPSRHFYRTTGNVISTFTFSSPYKISVCRSSFQNGYMATVSTESCLPEIYYLRAMSSFAAYSQARLQLMTTREFPTSTGVTFAVTSRKLCSVLVSQRPVPIVARNSLREIRRLLRLHRNWSGSNLKVDSKITSISAVIGHTGTPERRDNDGKQTHVRVSCRKSEKS; encoded by the exons ATGACTTCTTCTGACTCGGCTATTACCAAAACTTCTCATCTAGGCCTGCCTAACTCTTGTGGCGTTAATTCAGCTGGGCGGCCTTCTTTTGCGATGGGAAAGTTCTCTACAATTAGCAATATTGTGCCAAGAACCTCGCTTTATCTTAT TTTGAAGGTTTTAAACCTCTCTCCTTTGTTGCTAATTGGAGATTTAAACCAAGTGGAACTGTTTGCGGATAAGCTTGGAGGTACTGATTTCATTCGCGGTCAAACTGATTTTATAACATGGAAAATTAACAATGGCCTTACGGAAGTTCCTTTTTTTGGTCCTCGATTTACGTGGATGAACAACCAATACAATGGCAATTTTATAATGGAACGTCTTGATCGTGCTTATGCCAACCAACAATGGTTTACTCTGTTCCCATCTTCTTCTCTTTTGCATCTTCCTATTCTGGTCTCAGATCATGCACCTATTATTCTCTCAATATGTCCGGATTCAAAATCTCGTAAGAGACCATATCGAATTGATAATTGGTGCTTATCTTACCCTGAGGTCCGTGACATGGTTTTACAAGCTTGGAAAACTCCTTTCTTTGGATCCTCTATGTATGTGCGGTCTCGTAAATTGTCCACGGTTAGATTTGCTATCTTGCAATGGGTTATAAATCACCGGATTTCTCATGGGATTAACTGGTCGGAAATTGAAGCTGATTTGGATTTAAATGCTACACATATTACTGACGAAACATCAGCATCTTCTTTCATGCATCTTCGCTCCTCTCGTTTACAAATGCTGCGCAATAAACGCCATTACTGGGTTCAACGCTCAAAATTCAGAACTGAGGTTTTGGACGGGTTTCCTACACGCTTTCTTTATAGCCGTGTTAAAAAAAGAGCAACAAAACATCGGATTATGGCTCTTCGTTCTGCTGATGGCGTGTGGTTAGAATCACCTGAATCCATTACAAATGAGATTgttagttatttcaagaatcttCTTTGCAGCAATAACTTACACGGTCCTCCCAGTCCCGTGGCGTCTTTGCATTCATGTCTTAATGGACTTGCTTTGCCCAAGCTAAGACTCGTTGAATGCTCTTTATTAGAAGCCCCTTTCTCGGAAACTGATATTCTGCATGCTCTCCAAGGTATGGATGCATCAAAATCTCCAGGTCCTGATGGCATTACACCTAAATTTTTTCAAACTTTCTGGCCTGAGATTGGACATTTAGTGACTTCGGCGCTCCTTCGGTTTCTTAATTCGGGCGTCATGCTGAAAGAATGGAACAACACCATCATTGTTCTTATACCAAAAACTGACAAACCGGAGTTGGTCTCGCAGTTTCGACCAATTAGCCTTTGCAATGTCATATACCGTTTGGCTTCAAAGTGTATGGCTAACCGTCTCAAATTGGTAATTCCTTCTTTAATCTCCGACTCCCAGCAGGCTTTTGTTCCTGATCGTCTCATGTCTGATGGATGCCTTATTGCTCATGAAATAATGCATTATATTAACAAGACCAAGAAAGGCACAAATTGTTACTCTGTGATCAAGCTCGACATGCATAAAGCGTTTGATCGGGTGTCCTGGCACTTCCTCATGTCAGTTTTAGATCTTTTTGGGTTCCCTATGTCTTGGCGTAATCTCATATGGGAATGCATATCCACT TTCTATCTCGCCAACTACAAGCAGCTGAGTCCTGTCATCACATTATTGGACTCAAGATTTCTCGGTATGCTCCGCCTCTTTCGCACCTTTTTTTATGTTGATGACGCTTTCATCTGCTGCAAGGCAACGCCTGCTTCCTTTGAGGCCATCCGAGATATTTTTCAGACTTTTGAAACTGCATCTGGTCAGATGATTAATCTTCAGAAATCTTTTATCAAGTTTAGTCCCAATTCACCGGAAGATTTCAAGTCCCACATGACCTCTATCTTGCGTATGAACACATCTGATTCCTTTG ACAAGGTTACCACATGCATCTCGTCATGGTCTTCTCTTCATTTGTCTCAAGCTAGTAAGTTTGTTATTATAAACTCTATTCTACTTGGTTCTCTGGTTCACATCCTTGCTGCTGTACCCCTACCGCTCTCTGTCTCCAGGAAAATTGACTTCTTAATTGCGGCTTTCTGGTGGAGTAAAAACTCTTCTCGAAGATCTATTCACTGGCTCTCTCAGCCGCACTTGCATATTCCAAGAGATACGGGAGGTCTTGGTATTAAATCGGTTACCATTCTAGGTCAAGCTTATCTCTTGAAAAATTTTTGGCGCCTTCATCATAGACCGGCTGGTCTTCTTGCTAAATATCTCACACCAAAATATCAGAAAGATTTGCCCATCCCTGATCTGAAGTCCAAGGTTACACAACCTTCTTTTGTCTGGCAAGGTATTTGTAAAGTTGCTGCAAATTGCTCTGCGGCTTTGGCTTGGAAAATTGGCAATGGCAATTCGGTTAGTCTTCTGTCTAGTCCGTGGGTACAAGGGAAATCACCAGGTGTCCGCCATGACCACCATAATACCAGTCCTACACTTTCAGACTTGGTGCACGAAAATGGATCATGGAAAAAATCAGTTATTTTTCAGCTCTTTGATAATCAAACTGCAAAAGCCATACTGGCTATGGAACCACCTTTAATTGCAGCTGATGACTACCTTTACTGGAAGTACACTGAGGATGGATGCTACAACATACGTTCAGGCTACACATATCTGTTATCTCAGCGGTCGACAACTTTACCGCAGTTAAATTTTTTCCCTTGGAAATTGATATGGCAGTTCCCGTTTTCAAGTAAATTTCCTATTTTTATCTGGCGGATTGCTCATCAGATAATCCCGACTATGACAATTTTAGCTCATAGAGGATCTCATCTTGACACTTCCTGTCCGCTGTGTCGATCTCAACTGGAAACTCCGGAACATTTATTCCGATCTTGTGAGGTCATTCAGCATATCTGGCGTTCTTCGTCGCTTGGCATCCAATCTATGGCTGATCCAACTGTCTCGTTTACCCGATGGCTTGCTGATCATATTTCATACCTTAACCGGTCTTCCTCCACGGATTTCAGCTGTTTGCTTTATTTCTTTTGCATCTTCCGCTCCATTTGGCTCACCCGCAACTCCATTGTTTTTGAAGATCATACACTTGAGCCTGAACGGATACTTCATTTAGCTGAAGCTTTGCACCTTTCACATACTCGACTGCCTTCTCCCCGCCTTGATAATGTCCCTTCCCGACATTTTTACCGTACGACAGGTAATGTTATTTCAACTTTCACATTCTCCTCACCTTACAAGATATCCGTCTGCAGGAGTTCTTTTCAGAATGGATACATGGCTACTGTTTCGACTGAATCTTGCTTGCCTGAAATCTACTATTTGCGAGCAATGTCTTCCTTTGCTGCTTACTCACAAGCACGGCTTCAACTTATGACAACCCGAGAGTTCCCTACTTCCACTGGTGTTACCTTTGCTGTAACATCGCGAAAATTATGTTCAGTTCTGGTCTCTCAGAGGCCAGTCCCAATAGTTGCGCGTAATTCATTACGCGAAATTCGCAGACTGCTTCGTCTTCATCGTAACTGGTCG GGATCAAATTTGAAGGTGGATTCAAAAATTACCTCTATATCTGCTGTAATTGGACACACAG GAACACCTGAACGGCGCGACAACGATGGAAAACAGACCCATGTGAGGGTTTCTTGTAGGAAATCTGAGAAATCTTAG
- the LOC141648446 gene encoding protein SMALL AUXIN UP-REGULATED RNA 12-like, with protein sequence MAQNRKQNNNKQSQTTLLKQMLKRCSSLGKKQGYNEDGLPIDVPKGHFPVYVGVNRSRYIVPISFLSHPEFQCLLQWAEEEFGFDHDMGLTIPCEESLFLSLTSMLR encoded by the coding sequence ATGGCacaaaatagaaaacaaaacaacaacaaacaatctCAAACAACATTACTAAAGCAAATGCTAAAGAGATGTTCAAGCTTAGGTAAAAAACAAGGTTACAATGAAGATGGTCTACCCATTGATGTACCAAAGGGTCATTTCCCGGTCTACGTCGGCGTAAACCGGAGTCGATACATTGTTCCTATCTCTTTCTTATCTCACCCTGAATTCCAATGCTTACTTCAATGGGCTGAAGAAgagtttggttttgatcatgATATGGGTCTTACTATTCCTTGTGAAGAAAGTCTTTTTCTTTCACTTACTTCTATGCTTAGGTGA